The DNA sequence ACGCTGGCATAGAACCGCCGGAAGGGGCTTACCAGCTGCCTGAAACGGCACTAGAGAAGCCGCCATGGCAAGCATTTCAGATTCCCGCCTCCAGCAGGTGATTGATCGGTTCGAGGAAGTCGAGGCGCGCATGGGCGCGACCTCGGATACGGCCGAAATCATCGCCCTGTCGAAAGAGCATGCAGAGCTGAAGCCCGTCGTCGACAAGGCGCGGGACCTGCTCAATTCGCGTACCGGCCTGAAAGAGGCCCAGGCGCTGGCCAGTGGGGCCGACAAGGACATGGCCGAACTGGCCGAGATGGAAATCGAGGAAATCAGGGACAAGCTGCCCGGGCTGGAAGAGGAAATGCAGATCCTTCTTCTGCCGAAGGATGTCGACGATACTGCGGACATCGTCCTTGAAATCCGCGCCGGGACAGGCGGCGACGAGGCCGCGATATTCGCCGGAGACCTGTTCCGCATGTATTCGCGCTATGCTCAGCTGATGGGCTGGAAGGTGGATATCGTCGATGCCTCGCCGGGCGATGCGGGCGGCTACAAGGAGATCGTCGCGAACGTGTCGGGCGACGGCGTGTTCGGCCACATGAAGTGGGAAAGCGGCGTGCACCGCGTGCAGCGCGTGCCGGCGACAGAGACGCAGGGGCGGATCCACACTTCCGCGGCAACCGTTGCCGTCCTGCCCGCACCGGAAAATATCGAGATCGAAATCAAGCCGGATGACATCCGTATCGATACAATGCGCTCGTCCGGGGCAGGGGGGCAGCACGTCAACACGACTGACTCCGCTGTGCGCATCACGCACCTTGCAACAGGCATTATGGTGACCAGTTCCGAGAAGTCGCAGCACGTCAACCGCGACAAGGCGATGGAGCAGCTCAAGATCCGCCTCTACGAGAAACAGCGGGCCGAAGCCGATGCCGAGCGCGCAGAAGCGCGGGCCAGCCAGATCGGTTCGGGCGACCGGAGCCAGAAAGTGCGCACCTACAACTATCCCGAAAACCGGGTGACCGATCACCGGATCGGCCTGACTCTGTATTCGCTGGACCGGATCGTTTCGGGCGACAAACTGCAGGACGTGATCGAAGCGCTGATCACGGAAGACCAGGCGCGCAAGCTTGCCGCCATGGAAGAGGCTGGCTGATCGCCGGCGCAGGCGTCAGGATGGAGGTGTCCGGCGTGCAAACCTATCAGGATCTTCTCCGCACTGGCACACAGGGC is a window from the uncultured Hyphomonas sp. genome containing:
- the prfA gene encoding peptide chain release factor 1; translation: MASISDSRLQQVIDRFEEVEARMGATSDTAEIIALSKEHAELKPVVDKARDLLNSRTGLKEAQALASGADKDMAELAEMEIEEIRDKLPGLEEEMQILLLPKDVDDTADIVLEIRAGTGGDEAAIFAGDLFRMYSRYAQLMGWKVDIVDASPGDAGGYKEIVANVSGDGVFGHMKWESGVHRVQRVPATETQGRIHTSAATVAVLPAPENIEIEIKPDDIRIDTMRSSGAGGQHVNTTDSAVRITHLATGIMVTSSEKSQHVNRDKAMEQLKIRLYEKQRAEADAERAEARASQIGSGDRSQKVRTYNYPENRVTDHRIGLTLYSLDRIVSGDKLQDVIEALITEDQARKLAAMEEAG